The following are encoded in a window of Carassius auratus strain Wakin chromosome 6, ASM336829v1, whole genome shotgun sequence genomic DNA:
- the LOC113099037 gene encoding U6 snRNA-associated Sm-like protein LSm2, with protein sequence MLFYSFFKSLVGKDVVVELKNDLSICGTLHSVDQYLNIKLTDISVTDPEKYPHMLSVKNCFIRGSVVRYVQLPADEVDTQLLQDAARKEAMQQKQ encoded by the exons ATG CTCTTCTACTCGTTCTTCAAGTCCTTGGTAGGCAAAGATGTTGTGGTGGAGCTCAAGAATGACTTGAG CATTTGTGGAACACTACACTCAGTTGATCAG TATCTGAACATCAAACTGACAGATATCAGTGTCACTGATCCAGAGAAATATCCGCACATG ttgTCGGTGAAGAACTGCTTTATCCGTGGATCAGTAGTGCGATATGTTCAGCTTCCTGCAGATGAGGTGGACACACAGCTGCTACAGGATGCTGCACGCAAAGAAGCTATGCAACAGAAACAATAA